A part of Populus alba chromosome 8, ASM523922v2, whole genome shotgun sequence genomic DNA contains:
- the LOC118045101 gene encoding uncharacterized protein, translated as MARSLSVSLTKTYCLTSSTRFSSRLLTLRAQSNIPNRNSPSETDDSSSASSSTDPLLRKLEDAIHRIIVRRAAPDWLPFLPGSSYWVPSPRSTSGSLGIAHLVEKLANPLSDEESLSTTTVRGWPSSDYFVKGAPAHMMELKLTSKEVESDATTSNVSHSEDEEG; from the exons ATGGCTCGCTCTCTTTCTGTGTCTCTAACAAAAACATATTGCTTAACATCATCAACGAGGTTTTCTTCTCGTTTGCTTACCCTTAGAGCACAATCAAACATTCCTAACCGCAACAGTCCATCAGAAACTGATGATTCCTCTTCTGCCTCTTCATCAACCGACCCCTTGCTTAGAAAGCTAGAAGATGCAATTCATCGGATCATTGTGCGGCGTGCTGCACCTGATTGGCTACCTTTCTTGCCCGGATCTTCTTACTGGGTCCCATCTCCTAGATCTACATCTGGCTCTCTTGGGATTGCTCATCTTGTTGAGAAATTGGCTAATCCTTTGTCCGATGAGGAGTCCCTTTCCACCACTACTGTTAGAGGATGGCCCTCCTCTGATTACTTTGTTAAAG GTGCACCTGCACATATGATGGAGTTAAAGTTGACTTCAAAGGAAGTTGAGTCAGATGCTACTACAAGTAATGTGTCTCACTCTGAGGATGAGGAAGGGTAG
- the LOC118045099 gene encoding uncharacterized membrane protein At1g16860, producing the protein MGSRYPSHRLGNGLFVSGRPEQPKEKAPTMSSTAMPYTGGDIKKSGELGKMFDIPMDGSKSRKSGPITGPPSRTGSFGGAASFSGSVMSNAALRAGYTTSGPLSSGGLPGSASLKKSSSGPLNKHGEPVKKSSGPQSGGATRQNSGSIPSVLPATGLITSGPISSGPLNSFGAPKKVSGPLESTGSMKLHSSSISNNPAVTTLSQDDDYSARRNFPKTVVWLVILIFVMGFLAGGFILGAVHNAILLIVVVVLFVIVAGLVVWNTCWGRRYIMEFTARYPDTDLRAAKNGQYVKVSGVVTCGNVPLESSFQRVPRCVYTSTRLYEYRAWGSKPASPGHRHFTWGLRSSERHAVDFYISDFQSGLRALVKTGSGTSIIPFVDDSLVVDINPEKKDLSPEFVRWLGKKNLSSDERLMRLKEGCIKEGSTVSVMGIVQRNDNMLMIVAPPEPLATGWQWSRCIFPASLDGIVLRCEDTSNDDVIPV; encoded by the exons ATGGGTTCCAGATACCCATCTCATCGACTGGGCAATGGCCTTTTTGTATCTGGTCGACCCGAGCAGCCAAAAGAAAAGGCTCCAACGATGAGCTCAACTGCCATGCCTTATACAGGAGGTGATATTAAGAAATCAGGAGAGTTGGGGAAAATGTTTGATATACCTATGGATGGCTCTAAGTCTAGGAAATCTGGGCCAATAACTGGTCCTCCTTCAAGGACTGGATCTTTTGGAGGGGCTGCTTCATTTTCAGGTTCAGTGATGTCAAATGCTGCTCTTCGTGCTGGCTATACCACATCAGGTCCTTTATCCTCTGGAGGCTTGCCTGGTTCAGCTTCACTAAAGAAATCGAGTTCTGGACCACTAAATAAACACGGGGAACCTGTAAAGAAGTCCTCTGGCCCTCAATCTGGTGGAGCAACACGGCAAAATTCTGGATCTATTCCATCAGTCCTGCCTGCAACCGGTCTCATAACATCTGGACCTATTTCTTCGGGACCACTAAATTCTTTTGGTGCTCCTAAGAAAGTCTCTGGTCCCCTGGAATCCACAGGTTCAATGAAATTACACAGCTCCTCCATCAGTAACAACCCAGCTGTGACTACTTTAAGTCAGGATGATGACTATTCTGCGAGGAGGAACTTCCCGAAAACAGTAGTATGGTTGGTGATTCTGATTTTCGTGATGGGATTCCTTGCTGGTGGTTTTATTCTTGGAGCTGTTCACAACGCCATCCTCCTCATTGTTGTTGTGGTTCTTTTTGTCATAGTTGCTGGATTAGTTGTTTGGAATACGTGTTGGGGAAGAAGATATATCATGGAGTTCACTGCTCGCTATCCTGATACTGATCTAAGAGCTGCAAAAAATGGGCAATATGTGAAAGTTTCCGGG GTGGTTACCTGTGGTAATGTCCCTTTGGAGTCTTCGTTCCAAAGAGTTCCCAGATGTGTCTATACCTCTACAAGATTATATGAGTACCGTGCATGGGGCTCAAAACCTGCCAGCCCTGGTCATCGCCATTTTACATGGGGATTGAGATCATCAGAG aGGCATGCTGTTGACTTCTACATCTCTGATTTCCAATCTGGTTTAAGAGCACTGGTTAAGACTGGCAGTGGTACAAGCATAATCCCTTTTGTTGACGATTCCTTGGTTGTTGATATTAACCCTGAAAAGAAAGACCTGTCTCCGGAGTTTGTCAGGTGGTTGGGAAAGAAAAACCTTTCAAGCGATGAGCGTTTAATGAGACTGAAAGAAGG GTGCATCAAAGAAGGCAGCACTGTTAGCGTGATGGGGATTGTTCAGAGAAATGACAATATGCTTATGATAGTTGCACCTCCGGAGCCATTGGCAACTGGATGGCAATGGTCCAGATGCATCTTTCCAGCTAGCCTCGATGGTATTGTTTTGAGATGTGAAGATACATCAAATGATGACGTGATACCTGTGTAG